A window from Mangifera indica cultivar Alphonso chromosome 2, CATAS_Mindica_2.1, whole genome shotgun sequence encodes these proteins:
- the LOC123208517 gene encoding receptor-like protein 6, translating into MMSWKEDKDCCLWDGVTCDSLTGHVIDLDLSCAWLHGSFPSNTSLFLLNHLQRLNLAFNDFNLSYISSDLNHLSSLTHLNLSCSNFFGEIPSEITHLSKLIVLDLSRNYFDGLSIETNTLKGLVQNLTKLAELHLNDVNMSTVVPSSFMNLSSFLSFLSLSFCELRGNFPNSIFHLPSLKTVDLSYNHDLAVVFPKANWSSPLQFLDVSFTAFSGELPSSLGNLKYLTHFAAENCGLNGSVPISLGNLPNLVHISLRYNSFNGSLPSWLFTQPSLRYVDLSINQLTGTINKFHSKSLETLYLDNNRLHGSIPSSLFELVNLTSLSLSLDNSSAIDLYLFSKLKKLKVIDFSHVSLSLSTPFKGNSSLPQLIWLRLSACNLSEFPKILRKSDQLSWLDLSGNRIHGRIPKWMWNIGKESLESLNLSHNFLTTIDHLPWKKLQYLNLHSNFIQASFPIALPELGILLLSNNNLTGEIPHLCNINRLLYVDLSNNNLNGTILECMINSSSLCILDVQKNRLHGNIPNAFAQGNYFQLLNFNGNKLEGPLPQSLVNCTRLQVLDLGNNNINGSFPYWLGDLPNLQVLVLRFNTFSSFDWGSFEFNRSFPMLRILDLSHNNFNGYLPTRLFENLKAMMNLDEEKRILNYKDDSYYQIEMVVKVSEFQVVKIFSTSTTIDFSNNCFHGEISSSIGKLRSLQRLNLSHNSLTGQIPFSLGDLTALEILDLSSNNLVGEIPTSS; encoded by the coding sequence ATGATGTCTTGGAAAGAGGATAAGGATTGCTGCTTATGGGATGGTGTCACATGTGATTCTTTAACAGGCCATGTGATTGATCTCGACCTTAGTTGTGCCTGGCTTCATGGAAGTTTTCCTTCAAACACTAGTCTTTTCCTTCTTAATCATTTGCAAAGGCTAAACTTAGCTTTTAATGATTTCAATCTTTCTTATATTTCTTCTGATTTGAATCATTTGTCTAGTTTGACACATCTTAATCTGTCATGCTCAAACTTTTTTGGTGAAATTCCTTCTGAAATCACCCACTTGTCTAAATTGATTGTGCTTGATCTTTCTAGAAATTACTTTGATGGCCTTTCAATTGAAACAAATACTTTAAAGGGGTTAGTTCAAAATTTGACCAAATTAGCAGAACTTCATCTTAATGATGTAAACATGTCTACCGTTGTACCAAGTTCCTTCATgaatttatcttcttttttatcttttttaagtCTCTCTTTTTGTGAATTGCGAGGAAACTTTCCAAATAGCATCTTTCACCTACCAAGTTTAAAAACCGTCgatttatcatataatcatgATTTGGCAGTTGTTTTCCCAAAGGCTAACTGGAGTAGCCCCCTCCAATTTTTGGATGTGTCTTTCACAGCTTTTTCTGGAGAATTACCAAGTTCTCTTGGAAATCTCAAGTATTTGACACATTTTGCTGCCGAAAATTGCGGTCTTAATGGGTCAGTACCTATTTCACTTGGAAACCTTCCAAATTTAGTTCATATTTCTTTACGTTATAACTCTTTCAATGGGTCTCTGCCATCTTGGTTATTCACTCAACCTTCGTTACGGTATGTAGACTTGAGTATTAACCAACTAACAGgcactataaataaatttcatagtAAGTCATTGGAAACTCTCTATTTAGATAATAATCGATTGCACGGATCAATTCCAAGTTCATTATTTGAACTTGTTAATTTAACtagtctctctctttctttggaCAATTCAAGTGCCATTGATCTTTACTTGTTTTCAAAGCTTAAGAAACTTAAAGTGATTGACTTTTCTCATGTCAGTTTATCTTTGAGCACCCCATTCAAAGGAAACTCTTCCCTTCCGCAACTCATCTGGTTGAGATTATCTGCTTGTAACTTGAGCGAATTCCCTAAGATTTTAAGGAAATCAGATCAATTGAGTTGGCTTGACCTTTCCGGAAATAGAATCCATGGCCGAATTCCTAAGTGGATGTGGAACATTGGAAAGGAAAGTTTGGAATCATTAAATCTTTCCCACAACTTTCTTACAACCATAGATCACCTTCCATGGAAAAAACTTCAATATCTAAACCTTCATTCCAACTTCATTCAAGCATCATTTCCAATTGCATTGCCTGAGTTAGGAATTCTTTTATTGTCAAACAACAATTTGACAGGAGAGATCCCCCACTTGTGCAATATCAATAGATTACTCTATGTCGATCTTTCAAATAACAACTTGAATGGTACAATTCTTGAATGCATGATAAACTCCAGTAGTCTTTGCATCTTGGATGTACAAAAAAATAGATTGCACGGCAACATTCCCAATGCATTTGCACAGGGCAATTATTTTCAGTTACTTAACTTCAATGGTAATAAACTTGAAGGGCCACTCCCACAAAGTTTGGTTAATTGTACAAGGCTTCAAGTTTTAGATCTTGGAAACAACAACATAAATGGTAGCTTCCCCTATTGGTTGGGAGATCTTCCCAATTTGCAGGTTCTTGTTCTTCGTTTCAACACCTTTTCTAGTTTTGATTGGGGTTCTTTTGAATTTAATCGTAGTTTCCCAATGTTGAGAATCTTAGATCTCTCACACAACAATTTTAATGGTTATTTGCCAACAAGGCTTTTTGAGAATCTAAAAGCTATGATGAATCTTGATGAAGAAAAAAGGATATTGAATTATAAAGACGATTCATATTATCAAATAGAGATGGTAGTTAAAGTTTCCGAATTTCAAGTGGTGAAAATTTTTAGTACTTCTACTaccattgatttttcaaacaattGCTTTCATGGAGAAATTTCAAGCTCAATTGGAAAACTTCGTTCACTTCAACGACTCAATCTTTCTCATAATAGCCTAACTGGTCAGATTCCATTCTCATTGGGAGACTTGACTGCACTTGAAATCTTAGATCTATCTTCAAACAACCTTGTTGGAGAGATTCCAACTTCTTCATAA